A portion of the Naumovozyma castellii chromosome 2, complete genome genome contains these proteins:
- the LCB2 gene encoding serine C-palmitoyltransferase LCB2 (ancestral locus Anc_8.177), with amino-acid sequence MSTPANYTRVPLCEPEEIPLDVKRENEFGKLTSQKYLHQVESLHGRPLQKTIIDAPPYYISLLTYLNYLILLILGHAHDFLGVTFQRNKHLDILERDGLAPWYSNFESFYVRRLKMRIDDCFSRPTTGVPGRFIRCIDRISHNLNEYYTYSGSTTMCLNLSSYNYLGFAQSEGQCTDAAIESVDKYGVHSGGSRTQIGTTDLQVLAEKLIAKFVGKEDAMIFSMGYGTNANFFNAFMDSKCLVISDELNHTSIRTGVRLSGAAVRTFKHGDMEGLEKLIREQIVLGQPKTNRPWKKIIICVEGLYSMEGTLCNLPVLVALKKKYKCYLYVDEAHSIGAMGPTGRGVCELFGIDPKEIDVLMGTLTKSFGAAGGYIACDKWIIDRLRLDISTASYAEPSPPPVLAQIVSSLQTIIGDISPGEGTERLQRIAFNSRYLRLGLQRLGFIVYGVADSPVIPMLLYCPSKMPAFSRMMLQRKIAVVVVAYPATPLIESRVRFCMSASLTKEDIDYLLRHVDEVGEKLNLKLGSGKSSVDGKPQRWDIEEVIRRTPEDCKDDKYFII; translated from the coding sequence ATGAGTACACCTGCAAATTATACCCGTGTTCCATTGTGTGAACCAGAAGAAATCCCATTGGATGTCAAAAGAGAGAATGAATTTGGTAAACTTACTAgccaaaaatatttacatcAAGTGGAGTCGCTCCATGGCAGACCGCTTCAGAAGACAATTATAGATGCTCCACCATATTacatttcattattgacaTACctaaattatttgatccTTCTTATCTTGGGTCATGCTCATGATTTTCTCGGTGTTACTTTCCAAAGAAATAAACATTTGGATATCTTGGAACGAGATGGATTAGCTCCATGGTACTCCAACTTCGAAAGTTTTTATGTgagaagattgaaaatgagGATCGATGATTGTTTTTCAAGACCAACCACCGGTGTTCCAGGGAGATTTATTCGCTGTATTGATAGAATTTCTCACAATTTGAATGAGTATTACACTTATTCCGGATCAACAACTATGTGCTTGAACTTATCATCATATAATTATCTTGGTTTTGCTCAAAGTGAAGGACAATGCACTGATGCTGCCATTGAAAGTGTTGATAAATACGGTGTTCACTCTGGTGGGTCTAGAACTCAGATTGGTACGACTGATTTACAAGTGTTGgctgaaaaattaattgcGAAGTTTGTTGGTAAAGAGGACGCtatgattttttcaatgggTTATGGTACTAATGctaattttttcaatgcATTCATGGATTCTAAATGTTTGGTTATTtctgatgaattgaatcATACTTCCATCAGAACGGGTGTTAGATTATCTGGTGCTGCAGTTAGAACATTTAAGCATGGTGATATGGAAGGTTTGGAGAAATTGATTAGGGAGCAAATTGTTTTAGGTCAACCAAAAACTAACCGTCCttggaagaagattattatttgcGTAGAAGGTTTATATTCCATGGAAGGTACTTTATGCAATTTGCCTGTTTTAGTtgctttgaagaaaaaatataaatgtTATTTGTATGTTGATGAAGCCCATTCTATTGGTGCTATGGGTCCAACAGGCCGTGGTGTTTGTGAACTTTTTGGTATTGATCCAAAGGAAATTGATGTCCTCATGGGTACTTTAACGAAGTCTTTTGGTGCCGCTGGTGGGTATATTGCATGTGACAAATGGATTATTGATAGATTAAGACTAGATATTTCAACAGCAAGTTATGCTGAACCTTCTCCACCTCCAGTATTGGCTCAAATCGTCTCATCTTTGCAAACCATCATTGGTGATATTAGTCCTGGTGAAGGTACGGAGAGATTACAACGTATTGCCTTCAATTCTCGTTACTTGCGTTTAGGTTTGCAAAGATTAGGTTTTATTGTTTATGGTGTTGCTGACTCTCCAGTTATTCCAATGCTTCTATATTGTCCTTCCAAGATGCCTGCCTTTTCAAGAATGATGCTACAAAGAAAGATTGCAGTGGTGGTGGTTGCATATCCAGCTACACCTCTGATTGAATCTAGAGTAAGATTTTGTATGTCTGCATCATTAACTAAAGAGGACATTGATTATTTACTTCGTCATGTTGATGAAGTTGGTGAAAagttgaatttgaaattaggGTCAGGGAAGTCAAGTGTCGATGGTAAGCCTCAAAGATGGGACATTGAAGAAGTAATTAGAAGAACCCCAGAAGATTGTAAGgatgataaatatttcataaTATGA